A section of the Leptotrichia sp. HSP-342 genome encodes:
- a CDS encoding heavy metal translocating P-type ATPase: protein MKTENYTVTGMSCASCANAVEKALNKNNNINASVNFATEKLNIEYDEKKYNFDKIREIVESAGYGLVEDMTEDKKMELYQEKIKSLKNRLILAIIFVVPLLYISMGHMLGAVLPEFLNPKVNPLNFALAQFVLTLPIIYAGRDFFSHGFKNLVRKSPTMDSLIAIGSTAAVLYGIYATFGIVIVDPEAHMDLYYESAGAIITLILFGKLLEAKTKGQTSSAIKKLIGLQPKKAKIIENGAEKEVLIENLKVGDIVIVKPGEKIAVDGRIVEGATSVDESMLTGESLPVSKKVGDKVVGGSINKNGSIRFEATEIGKNTVLSQIIKLVEEAQGSKAPISRMADIVSAYFVPIVIGIAIITGIAWFLSGSGLVTALSFFIAVLVIACPCALGLATPTSIMVGTGKGAENGILIKSGEALETAYKIKTVVFDKTGTITKGKPILTNLIAYGKYNENELLKIAASVENDSEHPLAEAIVNEAKEKNIEIKPYEKFRAMPGYGIRATFEGKEVQIGNRKLMENRKINVEISQKDYDILSNEGKTPMYISIDNELAGLVAVADVIKETSKEAIEKLKKMGIKTIMLTGDNEKTAKFIAKQVGIDDVISEVLPNQKSQKVKELQEKDEFVAMVGDGINDSPALAQANVGIAIGNGTDVAIESADIVLIRNDLRDVAGSIALSKATITNIKENLFWAFFYNVLGIPFAAGIFYAFFNGPKLDPMIAAFAMSFSSVSVLGNALRLKFFKVK from the coding sequence ATGAAAACAGAAAATTATACAGTAACTGGAATGAGCTGTGCATCTTGTGCCAATGCTGTGGAAAAGGCACTTAATAAAAATAATAATATTAATGCTTCAGTTAATTTTGCAACTGAAAAATTGAATATTGAATATGATGAGAAGAAGTACAATTTTGATAAAATTAGGGAAATAGTGGAGTCGGCTGGGTATGGACTGGTTGAGGATATGACAGAAGATAAAAAGATGGAACTTTATCAAGAGAAAATAAAAAGCTTGAAAAATCGATTAATTTTGGCAATTATTTTTGTTGTTCCACTTTTGTATATTTCGATGGGGCATATGCTTGGGGCAGTACTTCCTGAATTTTTGAATCCTAAGGTAAATCCGCTTAATTTTGCTTTGGCACAGTTTGTGTTGACTTTGCCTATTATTTATGCTGGGAGAGATTTTTTTTCACATGGATTTAAAAATTTAGTAAGAAAATCTCCAACAATGGATTCATTAATTGCTATTGGGTCAACGGCGGCGGTACTCTATGGAATTTACGCAACTTTTGGAATTGTAATTGTAGACCCTGAAGCACATATGGATTTATATTATGAGTCAGCTGGTGCAATTATTACGTTAATCTTGTTTGGAAAACTGCTGGAGGCAAAAACAAAAGGTCAAACTTCATCGGCAATAAAAAAACTTATCGGACTTCAACCTAAAAAGGCTAAAATTATTGAAAATGGAGCGGAAAAGGAAGTTCTGATTGAAAACTTAAAAGTTGGAGATATTGTTATTGTGAAGCCGGGAGAAAAAATTGCGGTGGATGGAAGAATTGTGGAAGGGGCGACTTCTGTTGATGAGTCAATGTTGACAGGAGAAAGTTTGCCAGTAAGCAAAAAAGTTGGAGATAAGGTTGTTGGAGGAAGTATAAATAAAAATGGAAGTATCAGATTTGAGGCGACTGAAATTGGTAAAAATACAGTTTTGTCACAAATTATAAAGCTGGTTGAGGAGGCACAGGGTTCAAAGGCTCCTATTTCTCGAATGGCAGACATTGTGTCGGCATATTTTGTGCCGATTGTTATTGGGATTGCGATAATTACAGGAATTGCTTGGTTTCTGAGTGGAAGTGGATTGGTTACTGCATTGTCGTTTTTCATCGCTGTACTTGTAATTGCGTGTCCGTGTGCATTGGGACTTGCAACACCTACATCAATAATGGTTGGAACTGGAAAAGGGGCTGAAAACGGTATCCTTATCAAAAGTGGAGAAGCTCTTGAAACAGCATACAAAATAAAAACAGTTGTATTTGACAAGACTGGTACGATTACGAAAGGAAAGCCTATACTTACTAATTTGATTGCTTATGGGAAATATAATGAAAATGAATTGTTAAAAATTGCTGCAAGTGTGGAAAATGATTCAGAACACCCATTGGCAGAAGCAATCGTAAACGAAGCAAAAGAGAAAAATATTGAAATTAAGCCGTATGAAAAATTTAGGGCAATGCCAGGTTACGGTATTCGTGCAACATTTGAAGGCAAGGAAGTTCAAATTGGAAATAGAAAATTGATGGAAAATCGAAAAATCAATGTGGAAATTTCTCAAAAAGATTATGATATTTTGTCGAATGAAGGAAAAACGCCAATGTACATTTCGATTGATAACGAATTGGCAGGACTTGTTGCAGTTGCAGATGTTATCAAGGAAACAAGCAAGGAAGCTATAGAAAAACTGAAAAAAATGGGAATCAAGACAATAATGCTAACTGGAGATAACGAAAAAACTGCCAAATTTATCGCAAAACAAGTGGGAATAGATGATGTAATTTCAGAAGTGCTGCCTAATCAGAAATCTCAAAAAGTAAAGGAACTTCAGGAAAAAGATGAATTTGTTGCAATGGTTGGAGACGGAATTAACGATTCACCAGCACTTGCTCAGGCAAACGTTGGAATTGCGATAGGAAATGGAACAGATGTTGCGATAGAATCAGCTGATATTGTCTTAATTAGAAACGATTTGAGAGATGTTGCGGGTTCAATAGCATTAAGTAAAGCAACAATCACAAATATAAAGGAAAATCTATTTTGGGCATTCTTTTATAACGTACTTGGAATACCATTTGCCGCTGGAATATTTTATGCATTTTTCAATGGACCAAAATTGGATCCTATGATAGCGGCTTTTGCAATGTCATTTAGTTCAGTATCTGTTTTGGGTAATGCTTTAAGATTGAAATTTTTTAAAGTGAAATAA
- a CDS encoding Imm49 family immunity protein has product MNILAGKTKYEFGVNRILNETSNQLDFESINKRLNYIENKKGNQLSCMRNIGFSYLQLSSKKLFVEKDIKTCRYYCYIIAKLEFLSKPLDEKVFLDNSDLFYMLMSNNPDFIVFLKNNIEEIQPNDYDSEKDIYKNLTNTYGDFFITRTTLLAMIGDFEEVKKRCSVYLKKSKNFRDSYYRYRVYGMEFLKALALKDIEKMKETIDMMMMPKIAKVLVKDRITNYSFYLHIYVIIYAKIALLHGFDLGIDNEVAPKEIIDNTPLESYEDPYDFMKKFDLKTITPKEWREWTESYSTFIPID; this is encoded by the coding sequence ATGAATATTCTAGCGGGAAAAACTAAATACGAATTCGGTGTGAATAGAATTTTGAATGAAACAAGTAACCAATTAGATTTTGAATCAATAAACAAAAGACTTAATTATATTGAAAATAAAAAAGGAAATCAGCTAAGTTGTATGAGAAATATAGGTTTCTCATATTTACAACTATCTTCAAAAAAATTATTTGTAGAAAAGGATATAAAAACTTGTAGATATTATTGCTATATAATTGCTAAATTGGAATTTTTATCAAAACCATTAGATGAGAAAGTATTTTTGGATAATTCAGATTTATTTTATATGCTGATGTCAAATAATCCTGATTTTATAGTGTTTTTAAAAAATAATATAGAGGAAATACAACCTAATGATTATGATTCAGAAAAAGATATTTATAAAAATTTAACTAATACATATGGAGATTTTTTTATAACAAGGACAACTTTATTAGCAATGATTGGTGATTTTGAAGAAGTGAAAAAGCGATGTTCAGTATATTTGAAAAAATCTAAAAATTTTAGAGATAGTTATTATAGATACCGTGTTTATGGAATGGAATTTTTGAAGGCTTTAGCATTAAAGGATATTGAAAAAATGAAAGAAACGATAGATATGATGATGATGCCTAAAATAGCAAAGGTATTGGTTAAAGATCGTATTACTAACTATAGTTTTTATTTACATATTTATGTTATAATATATGCAAAAATAGCATTGCTTCATGGATTTGATTTAGGTATAGACAATGAAGTTGCCCCTAAAGAAATAATTGATAATACTCCATTAGAAAGTTATGAAGATCCATACGATTTTATGAAAAAATTTGATTTAAAAACAATAACTCCAAAAGAATGGAGAGAATGGACAGAAAGTTATTCAACATTTATACCAATTGATTAA
- a CDS encoding CopY/TcrY family copper transport repressor, whose product MKKNCRIDKKQHITDAEWEVMRVVWANSEVTSKFVAEVLCEKMNWKQATIKTLLNRLLEKNILKKREIGNKYIYLTDFTEKEVANSYILGTFDKICKTKVGEMIGKVIENSELSFDDLDLILKAVEERRKTAVEEVLCDCVEGQCNCEHNGHKHI is encoded by the coding sequence GTGAAAAAAAATTGCAGAATCGATAAAAAACAGCATATAACCGATGCAGAATGGGAAGTAATGCGAGTTGTGTGGGCAAATAGCGAAGTTACGAGCAAGTTTGTGGCAGAGGTGCTTTGTGAGAAAATGAACTGGAAACAGGCTACAATAAAGACGCTGTTGAATCGGCTGCTGGAAAAGAATATTTTGAAAAAGAGGGAAATTGGGAACAAGTATATTTATTTGACAGATTTTACAGAAAAGGAAGTTGCTAACAGTTATATATTAGGAACTTTTGATAAAATTTGTAAAACGAAAGTTGGAGAAATGATAGGGAAAGTTATTGAGAACAGTGAACTGAGTTTTGACGACTTGGATTTGATTTTAAAGGCTGTAGAGGAAAGGAGGAAAACGGCTGTGGAAGAAGTTTTGTGTGATTGTGTTGAAGGGCAGTGTAATTGTGAGCATAATGGACATAAGCATATTTAA